The DNA sequence gcaaaggtatgtAGAAAGACTTAATAGTAGCCTCTTTTCCAAAGGACTCTTGTTCCATGGCTATTCAAGATTTAAACATCTTCTGAGAACAATATACTATCATAAATCTTATCTGAACTAGATTTGGTAGCTGATGGTGCTGCACTAAAGATAAAAATtgaatttgtttgtttagtgaaatattacacacacacacacacacacacacaccctattatCACCTACTAACTAAACTGTTATTTGCTTAAGCCCTTAAATATAGGATAAACTCAAAATGAAGACAGATATTGCTTACTACAAGATCAAATCAAGTTTCCTATTTGGGATTAATCAGAGATGAATATTCACAAGAATCTCTCATTAAACAGACCAATCACtagaacattaaaaattaaaatacacagaaaggtaaaatgcacagaataaataGGGGAGCAGGGACACCTGCTCCTACCATAGTTCACTCTAATATGATTTGTTCATAGACAGTTTTCTTGTCTCCTCCAGAGTTATACAggcaatacttttttttaatccactgtgGCAAGGATTTAAGGATTTAAACTGTTGTTTCAGCATCCCTTCTATGCTTTTTTTTATTAAGCCCTAACTATCCAGCAAGAAGGAAAAGAGGTTGGGGGGACCACACAAGACCTAAATATCAAAGGctggaggattttttaaaaagttaaatcaaAGCTTGTTGATATCAGAAATTTAACACAATTTGTTAAACCTTAAAAGGAGGGGGATGTCAAGACTTAAAAGAGGGGGAGTGAAAAATGACCGCAACCTACGCATAAATAAAGAAACATTTGGCAATGATATAAATAAGCATCAGTAACAACAGCGTTCAGCAGTCAGCCAGTCAAGGAAACTAGGttttttttgataaaatccaCAATGCCACCATCTGGGCCACAACAGGTCGTCTCCCATTGCCTGGCCTGCACTCATCCAAATCGTGTATGCATCTCCATAGCATCTTCTGTCCCAAAGCCCTATTTGCTAATGAATTAGACCTGGCAAGATCCCCAAAATCAGAGAAGAGAAGGATTTCttggggtgggagagagagaatggttgTGGCTTAAACAATGGGAAGCCAGAATGGGATTTGCTCAAGCTTGCACAAGAAGGTCGGTGGCAGAAATAAATGTACATCACGGACAAATATATTAAGACAGAAGCCAAAATGCAGGAATTCTTAAGTGTCAGTCTGACACAATTTACTAGTCAGGAAGCTGCTGTCACTGAACACTGAGTGAAATGTGCCAAAAGAGAtatgatagaaataaaaaatatagctgtgttagtctgcagaatcagcaTGTAGACAGATcctgcagcacctctgagactaactggaaaaaaaagttggcagcatgagctttcatagacaagaGACACGGGTTCAACAAAGATCTCACCCTTGTGAACTGTGCTAATGAAACAGACCCACAAAGAGCCACCTGCTTCCATGTTCAATAGTAGTTGTAGGCCCACATTCTCCACAAGGATGCATTAAAAGGACAGGAGGtcaaaaaatactgtatatactcatgtataaatctagaaattttagtcaaaaaattgacccaaaaaacctgggtactgtactttaactcttaaatatatatatataaaggagccatcccctttctctgaatcaaaggcaagagcttagtccatcttgggagcacccaaaagaagcatggatcccctctactctctcatccatccagcctttaggatgagcacattatgcctgccagaattttctaagttctttggcatcatttcccttcgTATCATCctttacaccaggggtaggcaacctgcggcccgcgggccagatgcggcccggcaaggccttgggaccggccccagcctggtcctgccgccaattgccgctggggcctttggggggcaattgtctatagaagcctcagaaacatgcatttatattaacattttttaaaaaccagcaaattttttcacgtgtcctccatttttttttttaaaagtgtcttccatttgaaaattttgtcctacatttgtcctggtttatttatatatttaattttttaaaattatttaattatttattttttggcttcagccccccagttgtctgagggacagcaacctggcccccggctcaaaaaggttgcctacccctgctttacaccctttgttacatgcccctacgttttaccctcgacttatccatgggtcatatcaaaatccctaattttggccccaaaaccttccctcgacttatacgtgaggttgacttatagtcgagtatatacagtattcacttTCACTACTGAGATTGCAAGAAAACCTAAGaatgttaaattgttttatgGGATTTCTATGCCCATACAATGCCATAGCACAAACTGTAAGTCTCCAAGGACAACCACCAGGCTGCCAGGCAGGAGTGACAAGGCCTTGAAGGATGCCAATGACCTATTAGCCAAAAATTTGGAAGCCACTCTGTTTCTAATGGAGATAAGAGAAACAAACCCAATGAGAACTTACCGTTGAGACCATTGGGGATGCTCCTGTGGTGAAGCGGCGCCGAGAGATCATCCATAGACCTCCGGATAGCTCCAGCCTTGTTCTCAACCGGTTTGTGATGGtgaagggggtggtggtggtggtgatccgGACTCCCCGCACTGCCAGTGCTGGAAGTACTGCTCCCGTCACCAACATCCCGGGTACCAGAGCCTCCATTCAGGTTGGTGAGACTAGCTTGGCTGTCTATGGAGCTTCTCGAGCCTGCTCCGTTCCTCTCCTCGTCCAGCATGAGGACAATCTCTTTGAGCTCCATGTTCTCTCTCATGAGGGTCTCCTGCTTGGCCTCCAGCTCCTTCAGCTTCTGCTGGTACATGCCCACCTCCTTCCACATCACCCCAGCGGTGTGTCGCCCAAACCTCTGCCATTCCCTGGAGAGCTTCTTCCCTTTCTGCCTGTCGTCGTCCAAGAAGCAACAGAGCTCCCTCAGTTCGTGGTTATCGTCCTGGAGCTTCTGGTTGACTTCCTTCAGGCCTCGGATCTCGTGCAGGTGGACCTGCAGCCTCCGGTTGACGTCCTTCATCAGGTTGCCGTGCTCCACCATCAGGTTCATCTTTTCATTCTCCACTTTCTTCAGCCTTTTCACCAGGTCTTCTTTGCTCCACCGCAACATGTCATCTTCCGTCATTTTGGTCAGGTCTTCCTTGGAACCCTCCGCAGAATTTTTTGCCATGTTATGTCACCTACTACTCCAAGtaggaaaggagggggagaggagacaCACAaagtctttcttctctttttggtAAGTATGCCTTTAAAACCTTTAAGGGGGGGTTGACAACATTTATTGCAACATCTTGAAGGTTGGGCTTCTTTATCTTGAAAGCAAACCCCACTATAATACTACAAGGAGGTCAAGGCAAGGAAGAAGAGGGGATGTATTCATTTCTGTTAAAGGTGCTCTTGGCCCTACCATTCCCATGCcttgaaataaaaatgcaaaaacacaGGGGTAGAAAGGAAGATAAATTGAATTAAATTGTATCTTAATTTGGAACAAGCATCAATTCCAAAGCTTTGCAATTCTTTCAGTGAAGTCTCTCTGCAAAAGCAAGggaatcttttttttcttcaatgCAAGTCCAATGAAACctcaggagaagagaagggaagttGTCTGCTCACCCATCAACCTGCCTGGGTTTTTTATTCTTTCACAATGCCACctttccacttcttcttcttttccacctGTCTCAGCATCCAGGCTCCCACTGTTTTTTCCAACAAATCAAGAGCTGTTTAAAAAATGTCCAGAAAGAGTCCAGAGCTCTGGCTTTTATAAAAGGCTGCTGGGAAAAAATATAGGCNNNNNNNNNNtaataataataataataataataataataataataataataataataataaattgaatttatttttgcaaaccttctcttcttcctttcctttctctatttTAGTTCCAAGGCAGGTCTCCGGATGATGTCAGTCCTTTTTGCAAAGTGCCTTTGAATTGCACAGCGAGAGGTgatggggagagaggaggaggaagaagaagaagggagggaaagagcatTCCTTTAATGCAACGATTGCCCCAATAGCAACTGGGAACAGATCTTAAATCCAGGCACCGCCTCcttaaaggagaaagaaagaagggaggctCTCTAATGCAAGGAGGAGAAGATGGGGAGGcagcaggagagagaaaggcaTGCAACCAACGAAGGCGAGCGCCTGGGcttttgcagctgctgctgctgtaaggAAGCGATCCCCGCACAATTCcacaggggagggagggggagagaggtggAGGAGTGAGCCTAGGCTCCGCCCTCTGCCTCCTGATTGGCCAATGGGAGGGGGCTGAGGTTCTACTCCACGCTCCAGCCTCTTCAGGTCGGCGTTCGCTTTCCGGCTTGGGTCAGGTTACCGGGGAGAAGCGATGGGTTTCTCCCCCCTCCACCCGCCAGCCAATCAGGAGGCTGGAAGGGCGCGTTTCAAAAAAGCAGGTACAAAGGGGAAGGTAGCGCGCGCGCCCCCGAGCCGCTCTTAAAGGGGCCGCGACCTTTTATCCTCACCTTCCTCTGGCCTCAAACATACTGTGACCATTAATGCcctcaaacatatatatatatatatatatattgtgaagCCAACCAGGAAAGGCACTGCTACAAACAAACCCATCtcctttatatatataataatataaaatgtataaaagctTGTGtttcatacatatatatatatatatacacacacagacaaacctgtgtttcttttatataaaatatatgtgtgtgtatacacaaaccTGTGtgttatatatagatatatatgtgtgtgtgagtattaatatatgtatatatatctatatatgaaaCACAGGTTTGTATCAGTGCCTTTTCTGGTTGGTTTCaccgtgtgtgtgtttgtgtgtgtacagagaaataaatatttcactatatatatgtgtgtgtgtgtgtgtgtgtg is a window from the Sceloporus undulatus isolate JIND9_A2432 ecotype Alabama chromosome 1, SceUnd_v1.1, whole genome shotgun sequence genome containing:
- the CCDC85C gene encoding coiled-coil domain-containing protein 85C isoform X3, producing the protein MAKNSAEGSKEDLTKMTEDDMLRWSKEDLVKRLKKVENEKMNLMVEHGNLMKDVNRRLQVHLHEIRGLKEVNQKLQDDNHELRELCCFLDDDRQKGKKLSREWQRFGRHTAGVMWKEVGMYQQKLKELEAKQETLMRENMELKEIVLMLDEERNGAGSRSSIDSQASLTNLNGGSGTRDVGDGSSTSSTGSAGSPDHHHHHPLHHHKPVENKAGAIRRSMDDLSAPLHHRSIPNGLNDSSSNYIRQLETKVKLLEDDNKLLSQGPLRMAADLTASPAVGYVPISQKPEAVVHAMKVLEVHENLDRQIQENYEEDLSEKEKAIVREMCNVVWRKLGDAASSKPSIRQHLSGNQFKGPL
- the CCDC85C gene encoding coiled-coil domain-containing protein 85C isoform X2, with protein sequence MAKNSAEGSKEDLTKMTEDDMLRWSKEDLVKRLKKVENEKMNLMVEHGNLMKDVNRRLQVHLHEIRGLKEVNQKLQDDNHELRELCCFLDDDRQKGKKLSREWQRFGRHTAGVMWKEVGMYQQKLKELEAKQETLMRENMELKEIVLMLDEERNGAGSRSSIDSQASLTNLNGGSGTRDVGDGSSTSSTGSAGSPDHHHHHPLHHHKPVENKAGAIRRSMDDLSAPLHHRSIPNGLNDSSSNYIRQLETKVKLLEDDNKLLSQQSTTGDLRTLRKGLSPYHSESQLTSLPQYQDAMQNGPLRMAADLTASPAVGYVPISQKPEAVVHAMKVVWRKLGDAASSKPSIRQHLSGNQFKGPL
- the CCDC85C gene encoding coiled-coil domain-containing protein 85C isoform X4, which gives rise to MAKNSAEGSKEDLTKMTEDDMLRWSKEDLVKRLKKVENEKMNLMVEHGNLMKDVNRRLQVHLHEIRGLKEVNQKLQDDNHELRELCCFLDDDRQKGKKLSREWQRFGRHTAGVMWKEVGMYQQKLKELEAKQETLMRENMELKEIVLMLDEERNGAGSRSSIDSQASLTNLNGGSGTRDVGDGSSTSSTGSAGSPDHHHHHPLHHHKPVENKAGAIRRSMDDLSAPLHHRSIPNGLNDSSSNYIRQLETKVKLLEDDNKLLSQQSTTGDLRTLRKGLSPYHSESQLTSLPQYQDAMQNDFANIRQGRQLSPVPLLQNHWP
- the CCDC85C gene encoding coiled-coil domain-containing protein 85C isoform X1, whose product is MAKNSAEGSKEDLTKMTEDDMLRWSKEDLVKRLKKVENEKMNLMVEHGNLMKDVNRRLQVHLHEIRGLKEVNQKLQDDNHELRELCCFLDDDRQKGKKLSREWQRFGRHTAGVMWKEVGMYQQKLKELEAKQETLMRENMELKEIVLMLDEERNGAGSRSSIDSQASLTNLNGGSGTRDVGDGSSTSSTGSAGSPDHHHHHPLHHHKPVENKAGAIRRSMDDLSAPLHHRSIPNGLNDSSSNYIRQLETKVKLLEDDNKLLSQQSTTGDLRTLRKGLSPYHSESQLTSLPQYQDAMQNGPLRMAADLTASPAVGYVPISQKPEAVVHAMKVLEVHENLDRQIQENYEEDLSEKEKAIVREMCNVVWRKLGDAASSKPSIRQHLSGNQFKGPL